In Archangium violaceum, the following are encoded in one genomic region:
- a CDS encoding peptidoglycan-binding protein, translating into MRKLENELKERGLLKGPVDGHYDQRTTEAVKRFERHNDRKVDGKVGSWIWNKLNLSDRFDGPKGNPDGGQVDGGNSGNGTSAPNNAGDTGKTGTFRTVTANIKSNPEMPQHQVLHDVRKAAAQGDLIGWQEISPPRYFDAIKSLGKEWGHYMPKDGNLRIPNPISWKKSEWDLQDAGFKRTHNGKAKVSPHRYITWAKLKNKETGEEVVRINTHLVSGAWTKSKLGRPTTPWRQEMWKKHMAQLDAMVERFEKQGCKVVVGGDFNRNHYKVLGNDVVYDNKLHVGTHGSSTLDYLMHTRDRELKHVRTQYERGLHSDHDAVVATYRLK; encoded by the coding sequence GTGCGCAAACTCGAGAACGAGCTGAAGGAGCGCGGGCTGCTCAAAGGTCCCGTCGACGGTCACTACGATCAGCGGACGACCGAAGCGGTGAAGCGCTTCGAGCGCCACAACGACCGCAAGGTGGACGGGAAGGTCGGCAGCTGGATCTGGAACAAGCTCAACCTCAGCGATCGCTTCGACGGGCCCAAGGGAAACCCGGACGGCGGCCAGGTGGACGGCGGCAATTCGGGCAATGGAACCAGCGCGCCGAACAACGCGGGTGACACCGGCAAGACCGGGACGTTCCGGACGGTGACCGCCAACATCAAGTCCAACCCGGAGATGCCGCAGCACCAGGTCCTCCACGACGTGCGCAAGGCCGCGGCGCAGGGAGATCTGATCGGCTGGCAGGAGATCTCTCCCCCCCGGTACTTCGACGCCATCAAGAGCCTCGGCAAGGAGTGGGGCCACTACATGCCGAAGGATGGCAACCTCCGCATCCCGAATCCCATCTCCTGGAAGAAGTCCGAGTGGGACCTCCAGGACGCGGGCTTCAAGCGCACCCACAACGGCAAGGCCAAGGTGTCGCCGCACCGGTACATCACCTGGGCGAAGCTGAAGAACAAGGAGACCGGTGAAGAGGTCGTGCGGATCAACACCCACCTCGTCTCCGGCGCCTGGACGAAGTCCAAGTTGGGCCGCCCGACCACCCCCTGGCGGCAGGAGATGTGGAAGAAGCACATGGCGCAGCTCGACGCGATGGTCGAGCGCTTCGAGAAGCAGGGGTGCAAGGTCGTGGTGGGCGGTGACTTCAACCGCAACCACTACAAGGTGCTCGGCAACGACGTGGTCTACGACAACAAGCTCCACGTCGGGACCCACGGCAGCAGCACGCTCGATTACCTGATGCACACCCGGGACCGGGAGTTGAAGCACGTCCGGACGCAGTACGAGCGCGGCCTCCACTCCGACCACGACGCGGTCGTGGCGACCTACCGGCTCAAGTAG
- a CDS encoding LysR family transcriptional regulator, with translation MIGNLTLDQLRVLVTIADTGSFSAAGRKLRRAQSAISQAVATLEDMQGVLLFDRSGHRPQLTEIGRVLVEQARLVLASATRFEAVAASTRAGLEPELALAIDPLVPTAPLIESLRALSGTFPALPVSFSTEGLGGSLRRLRNGSAALAICLLLPAVPDDIVAYPLLRIGLLPVAAPAHPLASLGRSATRADLEPHVQLVLTDPVEPGGENYGLLSARLWRFVDLGRRLDFLLAGFGWCRMPEHLVAEPIAAGRLTLLHIDQDTTPRDGLTIYAAHRRDRMLGPAGRWLLEDLRRRLEIERAPGARPEARHR, from the coding sequence ATGATTGGTAACCTCACTCTGGATCAACTGCGTGTCCTCGTGACGATTGCCGACACGGGCAGCTTTTCCGCTGCTGGCCGCAAGCTCCGCCGTGCGCAATCGGCGATCAGCCAGGCCGTGGCGACGCTCGAGGACATGCAGGGGGTGTTGCTCTTCGACCGGAGCGGTCACCGACCGCAGCTGACCGAGATCGGGCGCGTGCTCGTCGAGCAGGCGCGGCTGGTGCTGGCGAGCGCGACCCGGTTCGAAGCGGTGGCGGCAAGCACGCGCGCGGGGCTGGAGCCCGAACTCGCGCTCGCGATCGATCCCCTGGTGCCGACGGCGCCGCTGATCGAAAGTCTGCGCGCGCTCAGCGGCACCTTTCCCGCTCTTCCGGTCAGCTTCTCGACGGAGGGGCTCGGCGGTTCGTTGCGGCGCCTGCGCAACGGCTCGGCCGCCTTGGCGATCTGCCTGCTCCTACCTGCCGTTCCCGACGATATCGTCGCCTACCCGCTGCTCCGGATCGGGTTGCTGCCCGTGGCGGCGCCCGCGCATCCGCTCGCTTCGCTCGGGCGGTCGGCTACGCGGGCTGACCTGGAGCCGCACGTCCAGCTCGTGCTCACGGATCCAGTCGAGCCCGGCGGCGAGAATTATGGGCTTCTAAGCGCGAGACTATGGCGCTTCGTCGATCTTGGACGGCGTCTCGACTTCCTGCTTGCCGGCTTCGGGTGGTGTCGCATGCCCGAGCATCTCGTCGCCGAACCGATCGCTGCCGGCCGGCTGACGCTGCTCCACATCGATCAGGATACGACTCCGCGCGACGGGCTGACGATCTATGCGGCCCACAGACGTGATCGAATGCTCGGTCCCGCCGGGCGCTGGCTGCTCGAGGACCTGAGACGCCGCCTTGAGATCGAGCGAGCCCCTGGCGCTCGACCTGAAGCTCGCCATCGGTAA
- a CDS encoding protocatechuate 3,4-dioxygenase: MTRRGLLGAMGLAVVALPLTRFLAWAKQPAKQVGKGWATGGTAAMTGASAYPNPFTSQVGAACKLTCEQVVGPCYGSTKVRKDISEGHAGLPVRLAFRILDETCKPVPGASVDIWHAGPEGVYSGDDQHPLCNPHDEKARAAHWFRGVQTTNDEGRVDFNTCFPGWYKSRTVHIHFTIRIAGTESVTSQLYFEDSLNDDILSTQALYNTRGVRDTRNSTDKTAAPDKQGDFVLQARKMSDGALLAWKTFIVRSSTGIPLCDASSEHVKALMKSGVNPADPNTFPSEMLSPEN; the protein is encoded by the coding sequence ATGACGCGCCGGGGGCTGCTCGGCGCGATGGGTCTGGCGGTGGTGGCGCTTCCCCTTACCCGCTTCCTGGCGTGGGCGAAGCAACCCGCGAAGCAGGTGGGGAAGGGCTGGGCCACCGGAGGAACCGCCGCGATGACCGGCGCCAGTGCCTACCCCAATCCCTTCACTTCCCAGGTGGGAGCGGCGTGCAAGCTGACGTGCGAGCAGGTCGTGGGCCCCTGCTATGGGAGCACGAAGGTGCGCAAGGACATCAGCGAGGGTCACGCGGGGCTGCCCGTGCGGCTCGCGTTCCGGATATTGGATGAGACCTGCAAGCCCGTTCCGGGGGCGAGCGTGGACATCTGGCATGCTGGACCCGAGGGCGTCTATTCAGGCGACGATCAGCACCCGCTCTGCAATCCCCATGACGAGAAGGCGCGAGCCGCGCATTGGTTCCGGGGTGTGCAGACAACGAACGACGAGGGCCGGGTGGATTTCAATACCTGCTTTCCTGGCTGGTACAAGAGCCGGACCGTGCATATCCATTTCACCATCAGGATCGCGGGCACCGAGAGCGTGACGTCTCAACTCTACTTCGAGGACTCGCTCAACGACGACATCCTGAGCACCCAGGCGCTCTACAACACGCGTGGCGTACGCGACACGCGCAACTCAACCGACAAGACGGCGGCACCCGACAAACAGGGTGACTTCGTGCTCCAAGCCCGGAAGATGTCGGATGGTGCGCTGCTGGCCTGGAAGACATTCATCGTCCGCTCCTCGACGGGCATTCCCTTGTGCGATGCCAGCAGCGAACACGTCAAGGCGTTGATGAAGTCGGGCGTCAATCCTGCGGACCCAAACACCTTCCCCTCCGAAATGCTCTCCCCGGAGAATTGA
- a CDS encoding LysR family transcriptional regulator encodes MSTTISWDDQRVFLAVLETGSLSGAARSLGLSHPTVRARLEALEHDLGTVLFTRSVNGLTPTETAEALRDAARTMAMASDLFVRQASAPHGTIAGTVRISVPDIMGVEVIPAMLQTLREQHPALRIELSLSNAQADILAHEVDLAVRTVTPKQNALVARKVAAIPLGLFASPDYVARRGVPENVDDLEHHDLIGPDRNQVDLALAASLGPQFKPNRYVLRTDSHPSQLAAARAGVGIAVCHVPLGNADPRLIRVLPDFVVHVLETWIVTHENLSRVPRVRAVFDHLAAAFNRMQNRKPRG; translated from the coding sequence ATGAGCACAACGATCTCGTGGGACGATCAACGCGTCTTTCTCGCCGTGTTGGAGACCGGCAGCCTGTCCGGTGCGGCACGCAGTCTCGGCCTTTCGCACCCGACAGTGCGGGCGCGGCTCGAGGCGTTGGAGCACGATCTGGGCACAGTCCTGTTTACCCGCTCGGTCAATGGGCTGACCCCGACGGAAACAGCTGAGGCGCTGCGGGACGCTGCCCGCACAATGGCCATGGCGTCCGACCTCTTCGTGCGCCAGGCATCGGCGCCTCACGGCACGATCGCCGGAACCGTTCGCATCAGCGTGCCCGATATCATGGGGGTCGAAGTGATCCCTGCCATGTTGCAGACGCTGCGCGAGCAACATCCGGCGCTGCGGATCGAACTATCGCTCAGCAACGCCCAAGCGGATATCCTGGCGCATGAAGTCGATCTGGCGGTGAGAACGGTGACGCCCAAGCAGAACGCGCTCGTGGCCCGGAAGGTCGCGGCGATTCCACTCGGCCTTTTCGCCTCGCCCGATTACGTCGCCCGGCGCGGCGTGCCGGAAAACGTCGATGACCTTGAGCACCACGATCTGATCGGGCCGGACCGCAATCAAGTTGATCTGGCCCTCGCTGCAAGCCTCGGTCCCCAATTCAAGCCGAACCGGTACGTTCTGCGCACCGATAGTCACCCGTCGCAGCTGGCGGCGGCGCGTGCCGGCGTTGGGATCGCGGTCTGCCATGTGCCGCTGGGCAATGCCGATCCGCGCCTGATCCGAGTGCTGCCTGATTTTGTCGTCCACGTGCTGGAAACCTGGATCGTGACGCATGAGAACCTGTCACGGGTGCCACGCGTGAGAGCGGTATTCGATCACCTCGCTGCTGCCTTCAATCGGATGCAGAACCGAAAACCAAGAGGCTAG
- a CDS encoding SDR family NAD(P)-dependent oxidoreductase → METNKTALVLGATGGIGGAIAGALLRHGWKVRGMARDAAAAHKQNQQIEWLKGDAMRRADVVDHARGVSVIVHAVNPPNYANWDKLVLPMIDNTIAAAQVAGGARILLPGTIYNFDPARTPVIDASTPQQPCSRKGAIRVELERRLEQAAPEVPSLILRAGDFFGPGARASWFAQAMVTPGKPVHRLTELTRGGGHSWAYLPDLAEAAARLLDESEKLQPFERVQFEGYYDQSGTGLVEAVSRVVGRKVATRHFPWWVMALLSPFRGFPREAAEIAQYWRYPIRLDNRRLTELIGPEPRTGLDAAVRTSLVHLGCLPENAVNVLSVA, encoded by the coding sequence ATGGAAACCAACAAAACAGCCCTTGTTCTTGGCGCAACCGGCGGAATAGGCGGAGCCATTGCCGGCGCGCTACTGCGCCATGGGTGGAAGGTTCGCGGCATGGCCCGCGACGCCGCGGCGGCTCACAAGCAGAACCAACAGATAGAGTGGCTCAAGGGCGATGCGATGCGCCGCGCGGACGTGGTCGATCATGCCCGTGGCGTTTCGGTGATCGTCCATGCGGTCAACCCGCCGAACTATGCCAACTGGGACAAGCTCGTGCTGCCGATGATCGACAACACGATTGCCGCCGCCCAGGTGGCTGGTGGCGCGCGCATTCTCCTGCCGGGTACGATCTACAATTTCGATCCTGCCCGGACGCCGGTGATCGATGCAAGCACGCCGCAGCAGCCATGCAGCCGCAAGGGAGCCATCCGTGTGGAGCTGGAACGCCGGTTGGAACAGGCCGCCCCTGAGGTCCCCTCGCTGATCCTGCGGGCTGGCGACTTCTTTGGTCCCGGCGCACGCGCGAGTTGGTTCGCCCAGGCCATGGTGACGCCTGGAAAGCCGGTGCACCGGCTCACCGAGCTTACCCGCGGTGGTGGCCATAGCTGGGCCTATCTCCCGGACCTGGCAGAGGCCGCAGCGCGTCTGCTCGATGAAAGCGAAAAGCTTCAACCCTTCGAGCGGGTGCAATTCGAAGGGTATTACGACCAGAGTGGCACCGGCCTCGTCGAGGCCGTCTCCCGTGTCGTCGGACGAAAGGTTGCCACGCGGCACTTCCCGTGGTGGGTGATGGCGCTGCTTTCGCCGTTCCGTGGCTTCCCGCGCGAAGCGGCCGAGATCGCCCAGTATTGGCGCTATCCGATCCGACTGGACAATCGCCGCCTCACCGAGCTGATCGGACCCGAGCCGCGCACGGGCCTCGACGCCGCCGTGCGGACAAGCCTGGTCCATCTCGGCTGCCTGCCGGAGAACGCCGTCAACGTACTTTCCGTGGCCTGA
- a CDS encoding SRPBCC family protein: MNRIAGLAKILLLAILAICHVQCQDQDVSSIRTEINPNAATLARTELLIDAPPKAVWSVLTDIDRWTEWMPEFASARLEGPLAPGSVIFWEPQGQVVESRLVVVEAERRLIWNGTDGAVHVWKLVPTGNGTLLRNEESIDEWKLAGQGDGSAILTESLNVWNSRIAERVTQQIDKNL; this comes from the coding sequence ATGAACAGAATAGCTGGCCTTGCCAAGATCCTACTTCTCGCCATCCTCGCGATTTGTCATGTCCAATGCCAGGACCAGGACGTGTCCAGCATCCGAACGGAAATCAATCCGAACGCAGCAACCCTCGCGCGCACCGAACTGCTCATCGACGCACCGCCGAAGGCTGTTTGGTCGGTGTTGACCGATATCGACCGCTGGACCGAGTGGATGCCCGAATTTGCTTCGGCGCGGCTCGAAGGACCCCTCGCACCCGGTTCGGTGATCTTTTGGGAACCTCAGGGCCAGGTGGTGGAGTCTCGTCTCGTTGTAGTGGAAGCCGAGCGCCGGTTGATCTGGAATGGCACGGATGGCGCCGTTCATGTGTGGAAGCTGGTCCCGACGGGCAACGGCACGCTTCTGCGCAACGAAGAATCCATCGACGAATGGAAGCTTGCCGGACAGGGCGACGGAAGCGCAATTCTCACCGAGTCCCTCAATGTATGGAACAGTCGCATTGCCGAGCGGGTGACCCAGCAAATCGATAAAAATCTTTGA
- a CDS encoding immunity 52 family protein, with the protein MIETYYAGSYWLARSESVAVCARRAEHFFHLLCQCDPAWNHWYQPDDSFEEARKRQFTPNAARFQELFAQEKHRSGDGFRFRLWTGDSQEETSSAGAACGSAETLLPSNCLLEPFDEGPVGERILTASVMTEVLRAMALAWEPEWGSATSNAHRQMAVKGFPHPGTFVGWVMYFSRLRGTVPPLPAPVRIEPVEDKGTLVILTPERFTASNPEHVALAARVHELLDRAGLLRPLQPWPAG; encoded by the coding sequence ATGATCGAAACCTATTACGCGGGCTCCTACTGGCTCGCCCGGTCCGAATCGGTCGCGGTTTGCGCACGACGGGCAGAGCATTTCTTCCACCTCCTGTGTCAATGCGATCCGGCGTGGAACCACTGGTATCAGCCGGATGACTCCTTCGAGGAGGCACGCAAACGCCAGTTCACGCCGAACGCCGCGAGATTCCAAGAGCTGTTCGCACAGGAGAAGCACCGGAGCGGTGATGGCTTCAGGTTCCGGCTGTGGACGGGCGACAGCCAGGAGGAAACCTCCTCCGCTGGAGCGGCGTGCGGTTCAGCTGAAACCCTACTTCCATCCAACTGCTTGCTCGAGCCCTTCGATGAAGGTCCTGTCGGGGAACGGATCCTGACTGCTTCCGTGATGACCGAGGTGTTGCGTGCCATGGCCCTGGCCTGGGAGCCGGAATGGGGGAGCGCTACGTCCAACGCGCACCGTCAGATGGCGGTGAAGGGATTCCCACATCCAGGCACCTTCGTGGGGTGGGTGATGTACTTCTCGCGGCTGCGAGGCACGGTGCCCCCACTGCCTGCCCCCGTGCGCATCGAGCCTGTGGAGGACAAGGGCACCCTCGTCATCCTCACTCCCGAGCGGTTCACCGCCTCCAACCCGGAGCACGTCGCGCTGGCCGCTCGCGTCCACGAGTTGCTGGACCGGGCCGGGTTGCTGCGGCCACTGCAGCCCTGGCCGGCAGGTTGA